The following nucleotide sequence is from Terriglobales bacterium.
GATCCGAGGATGACCTGAACTGCAAATGCGGCCATGCCGCCACGGGACCCGCAGAGGAAAATGGTGCTTGCCATGATCAGGCTGGCAAATCCGAGCAGCAGCTTGTGGGCAAGGCTGGTGCGGCGGCTCATCATCAGAGCCAACGGCAGCGGCGTCAGCAATTCCATCAGGCCCGCCCAGTGGCTGTGATTGACATAGGGGCCATAGGACCAAGCCGAAAAGCGGGGTTGCCGCACCCAGTAAAGCTTTCCATTCCAGGTCATCCCCTGAACGATGGCAAAAACCGCCAGCAGGAAGCCGAAGAAGGACATCCCGCTGACGAAACGCTGAACCTGCTCGCGATTGCGGAAGCACTGGGTGGCGACAAACATCAGCAGGCCATAGGCGAGGTAACGGAGAGACTCCTGGAGGGTCGCGTAAGGGTAGGCGGAAACGCCGGCCAGCAACTGCACCGCGACCAGGACAGCAAAGGCGAGCACCGGCAGGTAGAGTGGGCTGGAACGCAGTTCCAAGCTGCCATCCACACCGCGGCGCACCGCCCAGAGCAGAAACAGAGTGGCGGCTCCGCACTGAAGAATGAATTCCGACCACGGCTCAGTGCTGCCGAACAAGAGCACGGAAAAAACAAGGACCATGCCCAGTCCAGCAAGCAGCACTTTGTCCCAGACGGTGGACTGATCGGAATCAGGCCAGGTGGAGCGGGTTGAGGCCTGCCGAACGACGACTGATACCTGGGTGGTGTTCACCGGCATGCCTCCTGGGGAACGCGCTCGAGGCGCAGATCATCGGCCCAGGCACGCC
It contains:
- a CDS encoding O-antigen ligase family protein, giving the protein MPVNTTQVSVVVRQASTRSTWPDSDQSTVWDKVLLAGLGMVLVFSVLLFGSTEPWSEFILQCGAATLFLLWAVRRGVDGSLELRSSPLYLPVLAFAVLVAVQLLAGVSAYPYATLQESLRYLAYGLLMFVATQCFRNREQVQRFVSGMSFFGFLLAVFAIVQGMTWNGKLYWVRQPRFSAWSYGPYVNHSHWAGLMELLTPLPLALMMSRRTSLAHKLLLGFASLIMASTIFLCGSRGGMAAFAVQVILGSILFLLRGRSSERLRDLAILAVIGVVFLAWVGGSRVGDRIESAYSADGGTMGNTLDARFRFALFKDTLSMAKARPIAGWGLDCFTRVFPMFQTFYTDRFVNAAHNDYLQLLAETGVIGFGIMLWFLVAMFRSALRRRVPPGFVSSAKLAAFVGCAGILAHSLVDFNMHVTANAAMFYVLAALAAAENVDGSSPASLHDRGPILVHDATLG